In Nocardioides jishulii, the DNA window GCCTTCGGCACGGTCGATGGCGGCATCCCAGCCGGCGCCCCGGTCGATCTCGGGACGCTCGACCACGACCTTGCCGGTGAGCACGTCAGCGGCCCAGCGCAGCGAGGACTCGAGGTAGTTCACGCCGCCGAAGACTGCGTCGGCCAGGCCGAGCTCGAAGGCCTTCTTGCCGCCCACGGTCTTGCCGTTGTTGAGCGGGTTCTCCAACGCCACGGTGACGGCCTTGTCGGCACCGATGAGGTTGGGGACCAGCCACGCGCCACCCCAGCCGGGGACCAGGCCGAGCATGGCCTCGGGCAGGCCGAGTGCGGGGGCGCTGTCCTGCACGGTGCGGTAGTCGCAGTGCAGACCGACCTCGAGGCCACCGCCGAGGGCGAGGCCGTTGATGAAGCCGAAGGAGGGCTTGGTGCCGTGCAGCTTGCCGAAGACGGCGTGGCCGAGCTCGGCGATCGTACGCACGCCCGACGGCCCGGAGGAGGCCACCGAGGTCAGGTCGGCGCCGGCAGCAAGGATGAACGGCTTGCCGGTGACGCCGATGGCGACGATCTCGTCGTCGGCCAGGGCGGCGTCGATCGCGGTGTTGAGGGAGATCAGACCCTTGAAACCGAAGGTGTTCGGCCGGGTGTGGTCGTGGCCGTTGTCCAGGGTGATGAGGCCCATGACCCCGGCGCCGCCGGGCAGCGTCACCTTGCGCAGCTTGGCCTCGGTGACGACCTCGGCGTCGGAGGCGAGCGCGGTCGCCTTCTCGAGCAGTGCGTTCACGTCGTACATCAGGCGGACTCTCCGTTCCAGTGCGGGTTCTCCCAGACGACCGTTCCACCCATGCCGATGCCGATGCACATGGTGGTGAGGCCGTAACGGACCTCCGGCTTCTCCTCGAAGGTGCGGGCCAGCTGGTTCATCAGGCGGACGCCCGAGGAGGCGAGCGGGTGACCCATGGCGATCGCGCCGCCGTAGGGGTTGACGCGAGCGTCGTCGTCGGCGATGCCGAAGTGCTCGAGCATGGCCAGCACCTGGACGGCGAAGGCCTCGTTGACCTCGAAGGCGCCGATGTCGTCGATGGTCAGCCCAGCCTGCTTGAGGGCCTTCTCGGTCGCCGGGATCGGGCCGGCGCCCATGACCTCGGGCTCGACACCCACGAAGGAGTAGGAGACGAGGCGCATCTTGATCGGCAGCCCGAGCTCCTTGGCGGTCTCCTCGTCGGCGAGGATCGCCGCGGTGGCGCCGTCGTTGATGCCGGACGCGTTGCCCGCGGTGACGTTGCCGTGCGGACGGAACGGGGTCTTCAGGCCGGCCAGCGACTCCATGGAGGTGCCGGGACGGGGACCCTCGTCGGTGGTGGCCAGGCCCCAGCCCTGCTCGACCGAGCGGGCGGCGACGGGGACGAGGTCAGGCTGGATCTTGCCGGCGGCGTAGGCCGCAGCGGTCTTCTCCTGGCTGCGGACGGCGTAGGCGTCGCAGCGCTCCTTGGTGATCGAGGGGTAGCGGTCGTGCAGGTTCTCCGCCGTGTTGCCCATGACGAGCGCCTCGGGGGAGACGATCTTCTCGGCCACGATGCGCGGGTTGGGGTCGACGCCCTCACCCATGGGGTGGCGGCCCATGTGCTCGACGCCGCCGGCGATGGCGACGTCGTAGGAGCCGAAGGCGATGCCGCCGGCGACCGTGGTCACCGCGGTCATGGCGCCGGCGCACATGCGGTCGATCGAGTAGCCCGGAGTCGTGTTGG includes these proteins:
- a CDS encoding thiolase family protein, with protein sequence MPRQLREVVFVDGVRTPFGKAKGQFAETRADDLVIKCIRELIERNPQLPPERVDEVAIAATTQIGDQGLTLGRTAALLAGLPNTTPGYSIDRMCAGAMTAVTTVAGGIAFGSYDVAIAGGVEHMGRHPMGEGVDPNPRIVAEKIVSPEALVMGNTAENLHDRYPSITKERCDAYAVRSQEKTAAAYAAGKIQPDLVPVAARSVEQGWGLATTDEGPRPGTSMESLAGLKTPFRPHGNVTAGNASGINDGATAAILADEETAKELGLPIKMRLVSYSFVGVEPEVMGAGPIPATEKALKQAGLTIDDIGAFEVNEAFAVQVLAMLEHFGIADDDARVNPYGGAIAMGHPLASSGVRLMNQLARTFEEKPEVRYGLTTMCIGIGMGGTVVWENPHWNGESA